One Alkalicoccus halolimnae DNA segment encodes these proteins:
- a CDS encoding class I SAM-dependent methyltransferase: MQGKRFAAKHADKLIDPARREILRAEEIVNLLLPGFGGTIADIGAGNGYFSIPLASRAARVNAMDIEPRMLEMLRLRAEQADINNITYIGGTAEDIPLDDNSQDAVLFAFVYHEVDYPVKVLQEIKRILRPGGRAVIADWGEKVRELGPPQHERLEAEEVQKDAAAAEFSVVHTEIRQDVFWVELKKEMAGSP; encoded by the coding sequence ATGCAAGGAAAACGTTTTGCAGCTAAGCACGCTGATAAATTGATCGATCCAGCCCGAAGAGAAATACTAAGAGCAGAGGAGATTGTGAATCTGCTTCTTCCTGGGTTTGGAGGCACTATCGCGGATATCGGAGCAGGCAATGGCTATTTTTCCATTCCTCTTGCTTCCCGGGCTGCTCGGGTTAACGCGATGGATATTGAACCAAGAATGCTCGAAATGCTCAGACTGCGTGCAGAACAGGCAGATATAAATAATATCACTTATATAGGAGGAACAGCAGAAGATATTCCTCTGGATGATAATTCCCAGGACGCGGTGTTGTTTGCCTTTGTTTATCATGAAGTTGACTATCCCGTAAAAGTGCTTCAGGAGATAAAAAGGATTCTCCGTCCCGGAGGAAGGGCGGTAATCGCCGACTGGGGAGAGAAAGTAAGAGAGCTTGGCCCGCCGCAGCATGAGCGGTTAGAGGCAGAAGAAGTTCAAAAGGATGCTGCAGCTGCGGAGTTTTCAGTTGTTCATACAGAGATTCGTCAGGACGTTTTCTGGGTGGAATTGAAAAAAGAAATGGCAGGATCTCCGTAG
- a CDS encoding nicotinate phosphoribosyltransferase codes for MSSFRNMALHTDLYQLTMMQTYVQKGLQDQKVVFDMFFRSLPFGNGYAVYAGLEQIIDYLTELAFSEEDIAYLESLGFKKKFTELLRNFRFTGDVYSMREGEIIFPNAPVLTVEARIVEALLIETALLNIFNHQTLIATKASRIKQITGKKTTVDFGARRGHGPQASLYGARAACIGGMDGTSLVKAGNKFKLPVFGTMSHAFVQSFEKEEQAFMAYAEENEGNVVLLVDTYNTLRSGVPNAVKTAEKLKERGKTVDGIRLDSGDMAYLSKEARKMLDRSGFPDIKIAASGDLDEYIIAELENQGAAIDMYAVGTKLITAFDQPSLGGVYKLVEVEAQGKRNPRIKLSDNIEKIITPGRKKPYRIINSRTGRVEGDYITLADERVPEKGRNLLLFDPVNTWKQKTVEDFEAIELQEKVINKGKRIISRPEIEEIRSYRETALSRFWEEHKRKKNPQVYYVDLSADLWRLKHKMIEEMRSHFLKQQS; via the coding sequence ATGAGTTCGTTTAGAAATATGGCTCTTCATACAGATCTTTACCAGCTGACAATGATGCAGACTTATGTGCAAAAAGGTCTTCAGGATCAGAAAGTAGTATTTGACATGTTTTTTCGCAGCCTTCCATTTGGAAATGGGTACGCTGTTTATGCCGGACTCGAACAGATAATAGACTATTTAACGGAACTTGCTTTTTCAGAGGAAGACATAGCGTATCTTGAGTCCCTTGGCTTCAAGAAAAAATTTACAGAACTTTTAAGAAACTTTCGTTTTACCGGGGATGTTTATTCGATGAGGGAGGGAGAGATTATCTTTCCAAATGCACCGGTATTAACGGTAGAAGCCCGGATCGTCGAAGCCCTGCTGATTGAAACAGCTCTTTTAAATATTTTCAATCACCAGACGCTGATTGCTACGAAAGCGTCCAGAATTAAACAGATAACCGGTAAAAAGACAACGGTTGATTTTGGAGCGAGAAGAGGTCACGGCCCTCAGGCGTCCTTATACGGAGCGAGAGCTGCCTGCATAGGAGGAATGGACGGGACGTCGCTGGTAAAGGCAGGAAATAAATTCAAGCTACCGGTTTTCGGCACGATGTCTCATGCATTTGTTCAAAGTTTTGAGAAAGAAGAGCAGGCGTTTATGGCGTATGCTGAAGAAAATGAAGGGAACGTCGTACTCCTTGTCGACACGTATAATACCCTAAGAAGCGGGGTGCCGAATGCGGTGAAAACAGCTGAAAAGCTGAAAGAACGGGGGAAGACCGTGGATGGGATCAGGCTGGACAGTGGGGATATGGCCTACTTGTCTAAAGAGGCACGAAAAATGCTGGACAGGAGCGGATTTCCGGATATTAAAATAGCGGCCTCTGGAGATTTGGATGAATACATTATAGCCGAACTGGAAAATCAAGGAGCGGCTATAGATATGTACGCCGTTGGAACAAAGCTGATTACAGCATTTGATCAGCCTTCTTTAGGAGGAGTCTATAAACTCGTAGAAGTGGAAGCGCAGGGGAAAAGAAATCCGAGAATAAAACTGTCGGATAACATAGAAAAAATAATTACTCCCGGCAGAAAGAAGCCGTATCGAATTATTAACAGCAGGACAGGCCGGGTCGAAGGGGATTACATCACTCTTGCTGATGAAAGGGTTCCCGAGAAAGGACGAAATCTCCTGCTGTTTGATCCGGTAAATACGTGGAAGCAAAAAACAGTAGAGGATTTCGAAGCAATTGAACTGCAGGAAAAAGTAATAAATAAAGGAAAAAGAATAATTTCAAGACCCGAAATAGAAGAAATAAGAAGCTATAGAGAAACAGCCTTAAGCCGTTTTTGGGAAGAACATAAAAGAAAAAAGAATCCCCAGGTATATTATGTCGATCTTTCCGCAGACCTGTGGAGGCTGAAACATAAAATGATCGAAGAAATGCGCAGCCATTTTTTAAAGCAGCAGTCCTGA
- the smpB gene encoding SsrA-binding protein SmpB codes for MAKELSRPLAQNRKANHEYHIEETYEAGMVLTGTEIKSIRNRRVNLKESFARVSNGEVWIHNMHISEYEQGNRHNHDPVRARKLLLHRKQINKLIGLTKQSGYTLVPLKIYIKNGVAKVLIGLGKGKKKYDKREDLKRKDAKREVQRAIKDAQLGR; via the coding sequence ATGGCCAAGGAATTAAGCAGACCACTAGCACAGAACAGAAAAGCAAACCATGAATACCACATTGAAGAAACGTACGAAGCCGGCATGGTGCTTACGGGGACAGAAATTAAATCCATCCGCAACAGGCGGGTGAATTTAAAGGAGTCCTTCGCCCGTGTTTCCAATGGGGAAGTGTGGATTCATAATATGCATATAAGCGAATATGAACAGGGCAACCGTCATAACCACGATCCGGTAAGAGCACGTAAGCTTCTTCTCCACCGCAAGCAGATCAACAAGTTGATAGGCCTCACAAAACAATCCGGCTATACGCTCGTCCCATTGAAAATTTATATTAAAAACGGTGTGGCTAAAGTGTTGATCGGACTTGGTAAAGGAAAGAAGAAATATGATAAGCGGGAAGACCTGAAGCGTAAAGATGCGAAGCGTGAAGTACAGCGGGCAATAAAAGATGCCCAGCTCGGACGTTGA
- the rnr gene encoding ribonuclease R, which translates to MMQELTKDLIMATIKEADKPLTMKDMEESIGLEDPARFKEVMKLLNELEEEGEVVRTRTNRYGIPQRMNLLRGEVIMHPKGFAFIKTDDQEEDVFVAPGELNGAMNKDKVLLRLQSESGGARPEGTIIRILERGTTQTVGIFKDDKLYGFVVPDDKRIPTDIFIPKNQTLGAVDGHKVVVEITKYPEGRMNAEGHVSKILGHKNDPGVDIISVIHKHGLPGDFPEEAVQQAEGVPDEISGKDREGRRDLREETIVTIDGADAKDLDDAVQVKRLDNGNFVLGVHIADVTHYVKEGSPIDKEAYDRATSCYLVDRVIPMIPHRLSNGICSLNPQVDRLTLSCEMEISPRGEVVNHDIFESVIRTNERMTYTDVRKILQEEDEEVTKRYESLVPFFKDMETLASILRKKRFDRGAIDFDFKEAQVLVDEDSNPTDVVLRERSVAEKLIEEFMLAANETIAEHFHWLKLPFIYRIHEEPDEAKLTQFLEFVTNFGYVVKGTANTVHPQSLQKLLESVRGESEEAVINTMMLRSLKQAKYDPNNVGHFGLSADFYTHFTSPIRRYPDLIVHRLIRTYLIDGNTKKQTIEKWEEKLPEISKHTSEMERRAEDAERETDELKKVQFMEDKVGEEYTGIISGVTNFGLFIKLPNTIEGLVHVSYLTDDYYRFDEKHFTMIGERTGNTFRIGDETEVRVAKVNVEERIIDFEIIGMKPRKVRKKDKPRVIETPKDNKGGKPGSSKGKKKGIDLKQKDAKGDKKKKKKAFYENLPKKQRSKAKKRK; encoded by the coding sequence ATGATGCAGGAACTGACAAAAGACCTCATTATGGCAACTATTAAAGAAGCGGACAAGCCGCTCACAATGAAAGATATGGAAGAATCAATCGGACTGGAAGACCCGGCCCGTTTTAAAGAAGTTATGAAATTACTAAATGAACTGGAAGAAGAAGGCGAGGTTGTCCGTACTAGAACGAACCGTTACGGAATTCCTCAGAGAATGAACCTTCTTCGCGGAGAAGTTATTATGCATCCGAAAGGCTTTGCTTTTATTAAAACGGATGACCAGGAGGAAGATGTATTTGTGGCCCCCGGAGAATTAAACGGGGCAATGAATAAGGATAAGGTTCTTCTCCGTCTGCAGTCTGAATCAGGAGGAGCACGTCCGGAAGGAACTATCATCCGCATTTTGGAAAGAGGAACGACCCAGACGGTTGGAATCTTTAAAGATGATAAGCTGTACGGTTTTGTCGTACCGGATGACAAAAGAATCCCGACGGACATTTTCATCCCCAAAAACCAGACGCTCGGTGCAGTAGACGGACATAAAGTCGTCGTAGAAATTACTAAATATCCGGAAGGCCGCATGAACGCTGAAGGACATGTTTCCAAAATACTCGGCCACAAAAACGACCCGGGCGTCGATATTATTTCGGTCATCCACAAACACGGTCTGCCGGGAGATTTTCCGGAAGAAGCCGTCCAGCAGGCAGAAGGTGTGCCGGATGAAATTTCCGGAAAAGACCGCGAAGGACGCAGGGATTTGAGAGAAGAAACGATCGTCACTATCGATGGAGCAGATGCAAAGGACCTGGATGATGCGGTGCAGGTAAAACGCCTCGACAATGGCAACTTTGTGCTTGGCGTCCACATTGCCGACGTTACCCATTATGTGAAAGAAGGCTCTCCGATTGATAAGGAAGCATACGATCGGGCGACAAGCTGTTATCTCGTAGACCGGGTCATCCCGATGATCCCTCATCGGCTTTCAAACGGCATCTGTTCGTTGAATCCGCAGGTGGACCGCCTGACACTTTCCTGTGAAATGGAGATTTCCCCTCGAGGAGAAGTCGTCAACCACGACATTTTTGAAAGTGTAATCCGTACCAATGAAAGAATGACGTATACAGACGTCCGAAAAATTCTGCAGGAAGAAGATGAAGAAGTTACAAAGCGCTATGAATCACTTGTGCCTTTCTTCAAAGACATGGAAACACTCGCTTCGATTCTCCGCAAAAAGCGGTTTGACCGTGGAGCAATTGACTTTGATTTCAAAGAAGCTCAAGTGCTCGTTGACGAAGACAGTAATCCTACAGACGTCGTGCTACGGGAACGAAGCGTGGCAGAAAAGCTGATCGAGGAATTTATGCTCGCAGCCAATGAAACGATTGCTGAGCATTTCCACTGGCTTAAGCTGCCGTTCATTTACCGGATCCACGAAGAGCCGGATGAAGCCAAACTGACACAGTTTCTAGAATTCGTCACGAATTTCGGCTATGTGGTTAAAGGTACGGCAAATACGGTTCATCCGCAGTCACTGCAGAAACTTCTTGAAAGTGTTCGCGGAGAATCAGAAGAAGCAGTCATCAACACCATGATGCTACGCTCCCTGAAGCAGGCCAAATACGATCCGAACAACGTAGGCCATTTCGGTCTTTCCGCGGATTTCTATACGCACTTCACGTCACCTATCCGCCGTTATCCGGATTTAATTGTTCATCGTCTAATCCGCACGTATTTAATTGATGGAAATACAAAAAAGCAGACGATCGAAAAATGGGAAGAGAAGCTCCCGGAAATTTCCAAGCATACGTCCGAGATGGAGCGCCGCGCTGAGGATGCCGAAAGAGAAACAGATGAACTGAAAAAAGTTCAGTTTATGGAAGACAAAGTAGGCGAAGAATATACAGGGATTATCAGTGGTGTAACAAACTTTGGATTGTTCATAAAACTTCCAAACACGATCGAAGGGCTCGTTCACGTCAGTTATTTGACAGACGATTACTACCGCTTCGACGAAAAGCATTTCACGATGATCGGAGAACGAACAGGCAATACGTTCCGCATCGGTGATGAAACAGAAGTGCGGGTGGCCAAAGTGAACGTGGAGGAACGGATTATTGATTTTGAAATTATCGGTATGAAGCCTCGTAAAGTACGTAAAAAAGATAAACCGCGGGTAATTGAAACACCAAAAGACAACAAAGGCGGAAAACCCGGAAGCAGTAAAGGAAAGAAAAAAGGCATCGATCTTAAACAGAAAGATGCTAAAGGGGATAAAAAGAAAAAGAAAAAAGCGTTTTATGAAAACCTGCCTAAAAAGCAGCGCAGCAAGGCGAAGAAGCGAAAATAA
- a CDS encoding alpha/beta hydrolase has translation MKIAQPKPFTFEAGPRAVLLLHGFTGNSADTRMLGRYLQKKGYTSHAPHMKGHGVPPEELVQSGPEDWWEDVQAAYNHLKELGYEEIAVGGLSLGGVYSLKLGYTVPVKGIFTMCSPMIAQDEEKLRTGVAEYARKYKKHEQKSEEEIETEMKAFDGTQMETIRKLIEMNKEVRKNIDTIYAPTFVAQGSKDDVIDKRSAEIIYEAVETDQKHLKWYEESGHVITLDKERDQLHEDIYEFLEELDWSE, from the coding sequence ATGAAAATAGCACAACCGAAACCATTCACATTTGAAGCAGGCCCCCGGGCGGTTCTGCTTCTCCATGGATTTACAGGAAATTCCGCTGATACCCGCATGCTCGGACGTTATTTGCAGAAAAAAGGGTATACGTCCCATGCGCCGCACATGAAAGGACACGGGGTGCCTCCCGAAGAACTTGTGCAGTCCGGCCCCGAAGACTGGTGGGAAGATGTGCAGGCTGCTTATAACCATTTGAAGGAACTCGGCTATGAGGAAATCGCTGTTGGAGGACTTTCTCTGGGGGGCGTATATTCGTTAAAGCTTGGTTACACGGTCCCTGTTAAAGGGATATTCACGATGTGTTCACCGATGATTGCGCAGGATGAAGAAAAACTGCGTACGGGTGTGGCAGAATATGCCCGTAAGTACAAGAAACATGAACAGAAGTCTGAAGAAGAAATAGAAACAGAAATGAAAGCTTTTGACGGAACACAGATGGAAACGATCCGAAAGCTGATTGAAATGAACAAAGAAGTACGCAAAAACATTGATACGATTTATGCCCCGACATTTGTAGCTCAGGGAAGTAAAGATGATGTGATCGATAAAAGAAGTGCGGAAATAATTTACGAAGCAGTGGAAACGGACCAAAAACATCTTAAGTGGTATGAAGAATCAGGCCACGTCATAACATTAGATAAAGAACGAGACCAGCTGCATGAGGACATTTATGAATTTCTCGAAGAACTGGACTGGAGCGAATAA
- a CDS encoding alpha/beta hydrolase, with amino-acid sequence MIGCLIIHGFTGTPKEVYDIQSHFEKNSWLVYTPELPGHDGTRESLKDAKYKTWVYKARVALEELMKRCDEVYVVGFSMGGVIAGYLAAQYPITKLVLISSAVFYLNPKQIAEDLKGWVLEGFRGELDQNDVYHFYREKIKRTPVAATLEFAKLVKKLRFALEDITVPTLIVQGDKDGLVPVRSAEYIYEKIRSEDKQIFFFENAKHYIWYGDQKEAFLTKLNHFLKGPENDKNPGRRSRLSHDENSTTETIHI; translated from the coding sequence ATGATTGGATGCTTGATTATACATGGATTTACCGGTACACCAAAAGAAGTTTATGATATCCAAAGCCATTTTGAAAAGAACTCCTGGCTCGTTTATACTCCTGAACTCCCGGGACACGATGGTACGAGAGAATCACTGAAGGATGCGAAATATAAAACATGGGTTTATAAAGCCCGGGTAGCTCTTGAAGAACTGATGAAGCGGTGTGACGAAGTTTATGTTGTCGGTTTTTCAATGGGCGGCGTTATTGCCGGGTACCTGGCTGCGCAATATCCTATTACGAAGCTCGTTCTCATCTCTTCTGCCGTTTTTTATCTGAATCCTAAACAGATAGCGGAAGATTTAAAAGGATGGGTGCTGGAAGGTTTCCGCGGGGAACTGGATCAAAACGACGTATACCATTTTTACAGAGAAAAAATTAAACGCACCCCGGTCGCTGCGACACTGGAATTTGCCAAACTGGTAAAAAAACTCCGCTTTGCCCTGGAAGATATTACAGTGCCGACACTGATTGTACAGGGAGACAAAGACGGGCTTGTACCCGTAAGAAGTGCAGAATACATTTATGAAAAAATCCGTTCTGAGGATAAACAGATCTTTTTCTTTGAGAACGCGAAGCATTATATTTGGTACGGAGACCAGAAAGAGGCTTTCCTGACAAAACTGAACCATTTTTTAAAAGGACCTGAAAACGATAAAAACCCAGGCAGAAGGAGTCGACTCAGTCATGATGAAAATAGCACAACCGAAACCATTCACATTTGA
- the secG gene encoding preprotein translocase subunit SecG, with translation MEQLLSVLLVIVAILLIAAVLLQSGRSAGLSGAISGGAEQMVGKQKARGLEAVLSRVTVVLGVLFFVFALWLGYFT, from the coding sequence GTGGAACAACTTCTATCTGTATTGCTGGTCATTGTAGCTATTCTGCTTATTGCCGCTGTACTGCTTCAATCAGGACGCAGTGCCGGCCTGTCCGGAGCGATTTCCGGAGGGGCAGAGCAAATGGTAGGAAAGCAAAAAGCAAGAGGCCTTGAAGCCGTATTAAGCCGTGTTACAGTCGTACTCGGAGTGCTGTTTTTCGTATTTGCACTCTGGCTCGGTTACTTTACGTGA
- a CDS encoding Gfo/Idh/MocA family protein, with the protein MTINAGIIGPGYIAQKAHMGVLQKDPRVVIKSVSSRTEKTARMAAETFNVPGVYTSEEEMLRMEDLDLVIVATPNKFHHDGVMKALQAGCHVLCEKPPAVNAAEALKMEEAAAAAGLHLFYGFHERYTQETEILKKAVAGGELGEIYHINVQAMRRRGIPGWGAFTDKELQGGGPLIDIGVHMLDLAVYLSGFLKPVEVSAVTHQRIGKKPGVGLLGSWDPSSFSIEDLAAGMIRFEHGVSLVLETSYAANTAEEENLNVKLFGDKGGAELSPFRMYGEKYGALLDITPVFLEKADPRDGYERQISHILDVIEGKAKPVSEPWQGTYVQQLIDALYESASREEAIRMKGL; encoded by the coding sequence TTGACAATCAACGCTGGAATAATTGGACCCGGTTATATCGCTCAGAAAGCTCACATGGGTGTTCTTCAGAAGGATCCCCGGGTAGTAATTAAATCTGTTTCGTCACGCACGGAAAAAACGGCCCGTATGGCAGCAGAAACATTTAATGTACCGGGAGTCTACACTTCCGAAGAAGAGATGCTCCGGATGGAAGATCTGGATCTTGTAATTGTTGCAACCCCGAACAAATTTCATCATGATGGAGTAATGAAAGCCCTGCAGGCCGGATGTCACGTCCTCTGTGAAAAACCGCCGGCCGTCAATGCAGCGGAAGCTCTAAAAATGGAAGAGGCAGCGGCAGCCGCCGGTCTGCATCTGTTTTACGGCTTTCACGAGCGCTACACTCAGGAAACAGAAATTTTAAAAAAGGCTGTCGCTGGAGGAGAACTGGGAGAAATTTATCATATTAACGTGCAGGCGATGAGAAGAAGAGGAATTCCCGGATGGGGTGCCTTCACAGATAAAGAACTTCAGGGAGGGGGGCCTTTAATTGATATCGGGGTGCATATGCTTGATCTGGCAGTCTACTTGAGCGGCTTTCTGAAGCCTGTGGAAGTAAGTGCCGTGACACATCAGCGGATTGGCAAAAAGCCTGGAGTCGGCCTCCTGGGCAGCTGGGATCCCTCCTCTTTTTCAATCGAGGACCTCGCGGCAGGAATGATCCGTTTCGAACACGGCGTTTCGCTCGTACTGGAGACGTCATATGCAGCTAACACAGCAGAGGAAGAGAACCTCAATGTGAAACTTTTCGGGGACAAAGGAGGGGCAGAACTTTCCCCTTTCCGGATGTATGGAGAAAAGTACGGGGCGCTGCTTGATATTACCCCTGTCTTTTTGGAGAAAGCCGATCCAAGAGACGGGTACGAGCGTCAGATAAGCCACATTCTGGACGTGATTGAAGGGAAAGCGAAACCGGTCAGCGAGCCCTGGCAGGGAACCTATGTACAGCAGCTTATTGATGCACTTTACGAATCAGCATCAAGAGAAGAAGCCATACGCATGAAGGGGTTATAA
- the eno gene encoding phosphopyruvate hydratase, which translates to MTIINDVYARQVLDSRGNPTVEVEVHTESGAFGRAIVPSGASTGEYEAVELRDGGDSWMGKGVSKAVDNVNDVIAPELIGFDALDQLGIDHLMLDLDGTPNKEKLGANAILGVSMATAHAAADALGVPLYVYLGGFNAKTLPTPMMNILNGGEHADNNVDIQEFMIMPVGADTFSEALQMGAEIFHNLKKVLSSKGYNTAVGDEGGFAPNLGSNEEALATIIEAVEKAGYKPGEEIQLAMDVAASEIYEDGKYNLKGEGVVKTSEEMVDFYAELCDKYPIISIEDGLDENDWEGFKKLTDRLGDKVQLVGDDLFVTNTEKLSRGIEEGIGNSILIKVNQIGTLTETFDAIEMAKRAGYTNVISHRSGETEDATIADIAVATNAGQIKTGAPSRTDRVAKYNQLLRIEDELQFVGQYAGKTAFYNLNK; encoded by the coding sequence ATGACAATTATTAATGACGTATATGCAAGACAAGTTCTCGATTCCCGCGGTAACCCGACGGTAGAGGTAGAAGTTCATACAGAAAGCGGCGCTTTCGGCCGTGCAATCGTACCAAGCGGAGCTTCTACAGGAGAGTACGAAGCAGTAGAACTGCGTGACGGAGGCGACTCCTGGATGGGGAAAGGCGTTTCCAAAGCAGTCGATAACGTAAATGACGTTATTGCTCCGGAGCTTATCGGTTTCGATGCACTGGATCAGCTCGGTATTGACCACTTAATGCTTGACCTTGACGGAACACCAAACAAGGAAAAGCTGGGGGCAAACGCTATTCTTGGCGTTTCCATGGCTACTGCGCATGCTGCAGCAGATGCACTGGGAGTACCTCTCTATGTCTACCTGGGCGGCTTTAATGCCAAGACGCTTCCAACTCCTATGATGAACATCCTGAACGGCGGAGAGCACGCAGACAATAACGTCGACATCCAGGAATTTATGATCATGCCGGTTGGAGCGGATACGTTCTCCGAAGCTCTGCAGATGGGTGCGGAAATTTTCCACAACCTGAAAAAAGTACTCAGTTCCAAAGGGTATAACACAGCAGTAGGCGACGAAGGCGGCTTTGCGCCGAACCTTGGGTCGAACGAAGAAGCACTTGCAACGATCATTGAAGCAGTTGAAAAAGCTGGCTACAAGCCGGGAGAAGAGATTCAGCTTGCAATGGATGTAGCAGCTTCTGAGATTTATGAAGACGGTAAATACAACCTCAAAGGTGAAGGCGTTGTGAAAACATCGGAAGAAATGGTCGACTTTTATGCAGAGCTCTGCGACAAGTATCCGATCATTTCGATCGAAGACGGCCTTGACGAAAACGACTGGGAAGGATTCAAGAAGCTTACTGATCGTCTTGGAGACAAAGTTCAGCTTGTTGGGGACGACCTGTTTGTAACAAACACTGAAAAGCTTTCCCGCGGAATCGAGGAAGGCATCGGCAATTCCATTCTGATTAAAGTAAACCAGATTGGTACGCTTACAGAAACGTTTGATGCAATCGAAATGGCAAAGCGTGCCGGCTATACGAACGTCATCTCCCACCGTTCCGGTGAAACAGAAGACGCAACGATTGCTGACATCGCTGTAGCAACAAACGCCGGTCAGATCAAAACGGGTGCTCCGTCACGTACGGACCGCGTTGCAAAATATAATCAGCTTCTGCGTATTGAAGACGAGCTTCAGTTCGTCGGGCAGTATGCAGGAAAAACAGCTTTTTATAACCTTAATAAGTAA
- the gpmI gene encoding 2,3-bisphosphoglycerate-independent phosphoglycerate mutase, giving the protein MSKQPKALIILDGFALRDEVKGNAVAQADKPNFDRYWNTYPHATLQACGLAVGLPEGQMGNSEVGHLNIGAGRVVYQSLTRVNLAIEDKSFFDNEEFKAAMDHVKKNGKALHLYGLVSDGGIHSHIKHLFALLEMAKEEKVDKVFVHAFLDGRDVGPTTAQTYLDQLEQKMQELGVGQLATVQGRYYAMDRDKRWDRVEKSYRAMVYGEGEKFASTKEAIEASYSKEIHDEFLLPSIITQEDGETPVGTIKDDDAVIFFNFRPDRAIQISEVFTKDEFVNFERGERHPKNVHYVCLTQFSESIQGKVAFKPTSMENVLGEVVSNAGLKQLRIAETEKYPHVTFFFSGGREQEYPGEERVLIDSPKVATYDLKPEMSAYEVTDALLEEIKADKHDLIILNFANPDMVGHSGMVKPTIEAIEAVDECLGKIVDLIEEKGGKTIITADHGNADVLMMEDGSPMTAHTTNPVPVIVTDKKAELREDGVLGDLAPTLLELLKVDQPKEMTGKSLIKK; this is encoded by the coding sequence ATGAGTAAACAACCTAAAGCGTTAATTATTCTCGATGGTTTCGCTCTTCGCGACGAAGTGAAGGGCAATGCTGTCGCCCAGGCAGACAAACCTAATTTCGACCGTTATTGGAACACGTACCCGCATGCCACACTTCAGGCCTGCGGTCTGGCAGTAGGCCTGCCGGAAGGCCAGATGGGCAACTCGGAAGTAGGACACTTGAATATCGGTGCCGGAAGAGTCGTCTATCAAAGCCTTACACGTGTAAACCTGGCAATCGAGGACAAATCCTTTTTTGATAATGAAGAATTCAAAGCTGCCATGGATCATGTAAAGAAAAACGGAAAGGCCCTTCATCTATACGGGCTTGTGTCCGATGGCGGTATCCACAGTCATATTAAGCATCTGTTTGCCCTGCTCGAAATGGCCAAAGAAGAAAAGGTGGATAAAGTTTTCGTCCATGCCTTTCTCGATGGACGGGACGTCGGCCCGACGACAGCCCAGACCTACCTGGATCAACTGGAGCAGAAAATGCAGGAACTGGGTGTCGGCCAGCTTGCGACTGTTCAGGGCCGCTACTACGCGATGGATCGGGATAAGCGCTGGGACCGCGTAGAAAAAAGCTATCGTGCCATGGTTTACGGAGAAGGAGAAAAGTTTGCTTCGACAAAAGAAGCGATTGAAGCTTCCTACAGTAAGGAAATTCACGATGAATTTCTGCTTCCTTCCATTATTACCCAGGAAGATGGTGAAACACCTGTCGGAACGATAAAAGATGATGACGCAGTCATTTTCTTCAACTTCCGTCCCGACCGGGCAATTCAGATTTCTGAAGTTTTTACAAAAGATGAATTCGTTAACTTTGAACGCGGGGAGCGCCATCCGAAAAATGTGCATTATGTCTGTCTCACCCAGTTCAGCGAATCTATTCAAGGAAAAGTAGCCTTTAAACCGACAAGCATGGAAAATGTGCTTGGAGAAGTCGTTTCCAATGCCGGGTTAAAGCAGCTCCGCATTGCAGAAACGGAGAAATATCCGCACGTGACTTTCTTCTTCAGTGGAGGCAGGGAACAGGAATACCCTGGAGAAGAACGTGTTCTGATTGATTCGCCAAAAGTCGCAACGTATGACCTTAAGCCGGAAATGAGCGCTTATGAAGTGACAGATGCGCTGCTTGAAGAAATTAAAGCAGATAAGCATGATTTAATCATTCTTAATTTCGCGAATCCGGACATGGTCGGTCATTCCGGTATGGTAAAGCCGACAATAGAAGCGATAGAAGCTGTAGATGAGTGTCTCGGCAAAATTGTCGATCTTATCGAAGAAAAAGGCGGTAAGACGATTATTACGGCCGATCACGGAAACGCTGACGTTCTAATGATGGAGGACGGTTCTCCGATGACAGCTCACACGACGAATCCAGTGCCGGTGATCGTGACCGATAAAAAAGCGGAGCTCCGTGAAGACGGCGTCCTGGGCGATCTTGCACCAACACTTCTGGAACTGTTGAAGGTCGACCAGCCGAAAGAAATGACAGGAAAATCCTTAATTAAAAAATAA